The following are encoded in a window of Polynucleobacter sp. AP-Kolm-20A-A1 genomic DNA:
- the pepN gene encoding aminopeptidase N yields MKTDLPQSFKRLQYQPPVYTFDHVDLDIALDPARTIIKSRLEVLPGKGFNAGAPLVLVGSELEFVSLRINGEAHRHFELTPEFLTIHSLPNEGKEKFIVEIICVCVPEKNTTLMGLYVSNGNFFTQCEAEGFRKITYFLDRPDVMARFKVTLRAREEQYPVLLSNGNLLGTEKLPNGWHSAVWEDPFPKPSYLFALVAGKLQCIEETITTSSGAKKLLQIWVEPHDLKKTRHAMDSLIASIHWDEKRFGLELDLERFMIVAVGDFNMGAMENKGLNIFNTKFVLAQPETATDGDFANIESVVAHEYFHNWTGNRVTCQDWFQLSLKEGLTVFRDQEFSADQMGSESGRAVKRIEDVRLLRQLQFPEDAGPMAHPIRPDEYQEINNFYTVTVYEKGSEVVRMYQTLLGKDGFRKGMDLYFKRHDGQAVTCDDFLAAMADAGGKDLSQFKNWYSQAGTPRVKVQEQYDAAKKQYQLTLTQSCAPSPGQPTKKPFHIPLKMRLLTKANDQQEQLLELTQESQTWTFDNIAERPVLSINRNFSAPINLDFEQSEADLLTLFSSDDDPFNRWESGQKLAMQMILNNRLPDAQLIDAYRNILMDPNLDPAFKDLALTLPAESYLYEQCTSVDPQKIFNARRAFRREIGKQLALEWAALYQQMQTPGPFKSDATDSGKRALKNLALNMLLEVNTAIWAPMAVNQYQIADNMTDRYAALAALVSHGAKEAKDCLIDFYNRFANDALVIDKWFGLQSTRPPVEGLEPTLVEVKKLREHPAFKLNNPNRARSVIHSFCAANPASFHQADGSGYEFWADSVLALDPINPQVAARLARALDRWRLFAQPYQNAMKAALERVAACQALSPDVREVIGKALGN; encoded by the coding sequence ATGAAAACTGATCTTCCTCAAAGCTTTAAGCGTCTGCAATACCAGCCTCCGGTATATACCTTTGATCATGTCGATCTGGATATCGCCCTAGACCCAGCTCGCACCATCATCAAAAGTCGATTGGAGGTATTACCCGGCAAGGGCTTTAACGCTGGCGCACCTCTAGTGCTAGTTGGAAGTGAACTGGAATTTGTAAGCTTGCGCATCAATGGTGAAGCACATCGACATTTTGAATTGACCCCTGAATTTTTGACGATTCATTCATTGCCAAACGAGGGTAAAGAAAAATTTATTGTTGAAATTATTTGCGTCTGTGTTCCAGAGAAGAACACTACGTTGATGGGTTTATACGTTTCGAATGGAAACTTCTTTACCCAGTGCGAAGCAGAAGGTTTTAGAAAGATCACTTACTTCTTAGATCGCCCGGATGTGATGGCGCGTTTTAAGGTGACATTACGCGCAAGGGAGGAGCAGTATCCAGTGCTTCTATCAAACGGTAATTTGCTTGGTACCGAGAAGCTACCCAATGGATGGCATAGCGCTGTTTGGGAAGACCCGTTTCCGAAGCCATCATATTTATTTGCACTGGTTGCAGGCAAATTGCAATGTATCGAAGAGACTATTACCACTAGTAGCGGCGCCAAGAAGTTGTTACAGATCTGGGTCGAGCCCCATGATCTGAAAAAGACGAGACATGCAATGGATTCATTGATTGCCTCCATCCATTGGGATGAGAAGCGCTTTGGCCTGGAGCTGGATTTGGAGCGCTTCATGATTGTTGCTGTGGGCGACTTCAATATGGGCGCCATGGAAAACAAAGGCTTAAATATTTTCAATACGAAGTTCGTATTGGCTCAGCCAGAGACTGCAACAGATGGAGACTTTGCCAACATTGAAAGTGTTGTCGCGCACGAGTATTTCCATAACTGGACCGGTAACCGAGTAACTTGTCAGGATTGGTTCCAGCTATCGCTCAAAGAAGGTTTGACAGTATTTAGAGATCAAGAGTTTTCAGCCGATCAAATGGGTAGTGAATCCGGCAGGGCGGTAAAGCGCATTGAAGATGTCCGTTTGTTGCGCCAATTACAGTTCCCTGAAGATGCGGGTCCAATGGCGCACCCAATTCGCCCGGATGAGTATCAAGAAATTAATAACTTCTATACCGTTACCGTGTACGAGAAGGGTTCCGAGGTTGTGCGGATGTATCAAACCCTTTTGGGTAAAGATGGTTTCCGCAAAGGAATGGATTTATATTTCAAGCGCCATGATGGCCAGGCAGTCACGTGCGATGATTTCTTGGCAGCCATGGCGGATGCTGGTGGCAAAGATCTTAGCCAGTTTAAAAATTGGTATAGCCAGGCTGGCACCCCACGTGTGAAGGTGCAAGAACAATATGACGCAGCTAAGAAGCAGTATCAATTAACGCTTACCCAAAGTTGCGCTCCAAGCCCCGGTCAGCCCACCAAGAAGCCGTTTCATATTCCGCTGAAGATGCGTTTGCTTACTAAAGCAAATGATCAACAAGAGCAGTTACTGGAGTTGACGCAAGAGAGTCAAACCTGGACTTTTGACAATATTGCAGAGCGTCCAGTTCTTTCAATTAATCGTAATTTCTCTGCTCCAATCAATTTAGATTTTGAGCAAAGCGAAGCCGATCTCTTAACGCTCTTTTCTAGTGATGATGATCCCTTTAATCGCTGGGAGTCTGGTCAAAAGCTGGCTATGCAGATGATTTTGAATAATCGTCTCCCTGACGCCCAATTGATTGATGCCTATCGCAATATCTTGATGGACCCCAATTTAGATCCCGCTTTCAAGGACCTGGCGTTAACGCTCCCAGCGGAGTCTTATTTGTATGAGCAATGCACCAGCGTCGATCCTCAGAAAATATTCAACGCACGTCGCGCCTTCCGCAGGGAAATTGGCAAGCAACTTGCATTGGAGTGGGCTGCTTTGTATCAGCAGATGCAAACCCCAGGACCATTTAAGTCGGATGCAACCGACTCAGGTAAGCGAGCATTGAAAAACTTAGCACTCAATATGTTGCTAGAAGTAAATACCGCTATCTGGGCGCCCATGGCAGTCAATCAGTATCAGATTGCTGACAATATGACTGATCGTTATGCGGCCTTGGCTGCATTGGTGAGCCATGGCGCCAAAGAAGCAAAAGATTGTTTAATTGATTTTTATAATCGCTTTGCTAACGATGCTTTGGTGATTGATAAGTGGTTTGGACTGCAGTCGACTCGCCCACCTGTCGAAGGTTTGGAGCCTACCTTGGTTGAGGTGAAGAAGTTGCGTGAGCACCCAGCATTCAAATTGAACAACCCTAACCGTGCGCGGAGCGTGATCCACTCCTTCTGCGCTGCTAACCCAGCAAGCTTTCACCAAGCTGATGGCAGTGGTTATGAATTTTGGGCTGACAGCGTCTTGGCGCTAGATCCGATTAATCCTCAAGTGGCAGCACGCCTGGCCAGAGCTTTAGACCGCTGGCGTTTATTTGCCCAGCCCTATCAAAATGCAATGAAGGCCGCTCTGGAGCGCGTAGCAGCTTGCCAGGCCCTTTCCCCGGACGTTAGGGAAGTGATTGGAAAGGCGCTTGGTAATTAG
- a CDS encoding TMEM165/GDT1 family protein has protein sequence MDFSALFLSAGVVALAEMGDKTQLLSLMLAARYPKQALAIIAGIFIATIANHACAALLGHWLTSLVSPDVMRWILGLSFLGIGLWLLVPDHIDDAAGSKVADRALQVFLLTVGLFFLAEMGDKTQIATIALGARYEDVFSVTVGTTLGMMLANAPAVWIGQKFTKRMPIKWVHAVAAVTFIAIGIATLIWS, from the coding sequence ATGGACTTTTCAGCATTATTTCTTTCTGCAGGCGTTGTTGCCTTAGCTGAGATGGGTGATAAAACCCAGCTCTTGTCACTCATGCTCGCTGCGCGTTATCCAAAGCAGGCACTTGCCATCATTGCAGGCATCTTTATTGCCACCATTGCTAATCATGCATGCGCCGCTTTACTGGGGCATTGGTTAACAAGCTTGGTGTCGCCAGATGTGATGCGTTGGATATTGGGCTTGAGCTTTTTGGGTATCGGCTTGTGGTTACTGGTGCCAGACCATATTGATGATGCAGCTGGCTCAAAAGTAGCAGACCGAGCGCTACAAGTTTTTCTGCTGACAGTCGGACTTTTCTTTTTGGCTGAGATGGGTGACAAAACCCAGATTGCAACGATTGCCTTAGGCGCTCGCTATGAAGATGTATTTTCAGTAACCGTTGGCACTACTTTGGGGATGATGTTGGCAAATGCACCAGCCGTTTGGATTGGTCAAAAATTTACAAAGCGCATGCCCATCAAGTGGGTGCATGCCGTAGCAGCAGTAACCTTTATCGCTATAGGTATAGCTACCTTAATTTGGAGTTAG
- the ald gene encoding alanine dehydrogenase translates to MIIGVPQEVKNNEFRVGLTPGNVSGLCRQGHSVLVQRGAGEQIGLTDESYRMAGATLINSAAEVFQKAEMIVKVKEPQAQECAMLREDQILFTYLHLAPDPAQTKALIDSGATCIAYETVTAMNGALPLLAPMSEVAGRMSIQAAASHLEKTHGGQGVLMAGVPGVSPAKIVILGGGVVGRNALQMAVGMGADVCIFDRDIDRLRQIDMLYGNRVRTFYSDSLLIEQEVSEADVVIGAVLLPGAAAPKLVTRDMVRKMKPGSVVVDVAIDQGGCFETSRPTTHADPTFLVDDVVHYCVANMPGAVARTSTFALTNATFPFVEMLANRGVLNALSVDHHLRNGLSVHKGVLTSEPVAQAQRLDFVLAEELLAA, encoded by the coding sequence ATGATTATTGGCGTACCTCAAGAAGTGAAAAATAATGAGTTCAGGGTTGGCTTAACTCCAGGCAATGTGAGTGGGTTATGCAGGCAAGGACATTCTGTTCTGGTTCAACGTGGAGCAGGCGAGCAGATTGGTTTAACAGATGAGTCCTATAGGATGGCTGGAGCCACTCTGATTAATAGCGCGGCAGAAGTCTTTCAAAAAGCAGAAATGATTGTGAAGGTGAAGGAACCTCAAGCCCAAGAATGCGCGATGTTGCGCGAGGATCAAATTCTATTTACCTATTTGCATTTAGCCCCAGATCCAGCGCAGACTAAGGCCCTGATTGATTCTGGAGCGACCTGCATTGCCTATGAAACAGTCACCGCAATGAACGGCGCCTTGCCTTTGCTGGCGCCCATGAGTGAGGTGGCGGGTCGTATGTCGATTCAGGCAGCAGCCTCTCATTTAGAGAAAACCCATGGCGGTCAAGGCGTATTAATGGCTGGTGTTCCTGGAGTATCTCCTGCCAAGATTGTGATTTTGGGTGGTGGCGTAGTGGGGCGCAATGCCTTGCAAATGGCAGTAGGAATGGGTGCAGATGTTTGCATCTTTGACCGTGATATTGATCGTCTGCGACAGATCGACATGCTCTATGGAAATCGAGTGCGAACCTTTTATTCCGATAGTTTATTAATCGAGCAAGAAGTTAGTGAGGCAGATGTAGTGATTGGTGCAGTGCTATTGCCTGGAGCTGCTGCACCCAAATTGGTAACGCGTGACATGGTTCGAAAAATGAAACCAGGATCGGTGGTGGTTGATGTTGCCATTGATCAAGGTGGTTGTTTTGAAACCTCAAGACCAACAACTCATGCGGATCCGACATTCTTGGTGGATGATGTGGTTCACTACTGCGTTGCCAATATGCCCGGTGCGGTCGCAAGAACTTCCACCTTTGCCCTAACAAACGCAACCTTCCCTTTTGTGGAAATGTTGGCAAATCGCGGCGTGCTCAATGCTTTGTCGGTTGATCATCATCTACGTAATGGTCTGAGCGTTCATAAGGGCGTTCTAACTTCTGAACCAGTGGCGCAAGCGCAAAGATTGGACTTTGTACTTGCCGAAGAACTCCTAGCGGCGTAA
- a CDS encoding amino acid permease gives MALGSTIGVGLFLGSASAIQIAGPSILLGYLLAGIVAFIVLRVLGEMAVHEPVAGSFAAYANNYVGPLAGYMVGWGYWTYWIVVGIAEVTAVGIYMSIWFPETPQWIWALSSILMMGLINLIAVKVFGEFEFWFALIKVVAIVAMIALGGSVILFGFTNDWQPIGLSNLWQHGGFFPNGISGMLLSLQMVLFAYVGIEMIGLSAGEAENPQKTIPMAIDSLAWRILIFYMGAVLVILAIFPWNQVGQQGSPFVVMFERLGLREAAGLINFVVITAALSSCNAGIFSGGRLLYSLSSNGYAPARFAKLSKYGVPHRAVMSTVAICMTGVVLNYFVPDKAFQYMMAAVTFIGLMVWIAILFTQLKFRRSLTQEQVNALAYRTPWWPYSSWFALAFIFLVIVLMGFHEDARIALILGPCLMGVYLAMFYIVGLHRKTKTSRDFQ, from the coding sequence ATGGCCTTGGGTTCAACGATTGGCGTTGGATTATTTTTAGGGTCGGCAAGCGCAATTCAAATTGCAGGCCCATCGATTCTCTTGGGTTACTTGTTGGCAGGAATTGTTGCCTTCATTGTCTTGAGGGTGCTCGGTGAAATGGCGGTACATGAGCCTGTGGCAGGCTCCTTTGCGGCATATGCCAATAACTACGTGGGTCCCTTGGCCGGTTATATGGTCGGATGGGGCTACTGGACTTATTGGATTGTTGTGGGTATTGCCGAGGTTACAGCTGTTGGTATCTATATGAGCATTTGGTTTCCAGAAACTCCACAGTGGATATGGGCGCTTTCTTCAATCTTGATGATGGGCTTAATCAATCTCATCGCTGTGAAAGTTTTTGGTGAATTTGAGTTCTGGTTTGCTCTTATCAAAGTAGTGGCGATTGTGGCCATGATTGCATTAGGTGGCTCAGTGATATTATTTGGGTTCACCAACGACTGGCAGCCGATAGGATTAAGTAATTTGTGGCAGCACGGTGGCTTCTTCCCAAATGGCATCAGCGGCATGTTGCTCTCATTGCAAATGGTCTTGTTTGCCTATGTCGGTATAGAGATGATTGGTCTATCTGCAGGAGAGGCTGAGAACCCACAAAAAACCATCCCCATGGCTATCGACTCCTTAGCATGGCGCATCCTTATTTTTTACATGGGAGCTGTTTTAGTAATTCTGGCGATCTTCCCCTGGAACCAGGTAGGTCAGCAAGGAAGTCCATTTGTAGTGATGTTTGAGCGACTTGGTTTGCGAGAAGCTGCTGGCTTAATCAACTTTGTGGTGATTACTGCTGCACTATCTTCTTGTAATGCCGGCATCTTTAGTGGTGGCCGATTGTTGTATTCACTATCCTCTAATGGCTACGCCCCAGCACGCTTTGCCAAGCTCTCAAAGTATGGCGTGCCTCATCGTGCGGTTATGTCAACGGTTGCTATTTGTATGACCGGCGTAGTTCTGAACTACTTTGTGCCGGATAAAGCATTCCAATACATGATGGCTGCAGTGACCTTTATTGGTTTGATGGTTTGGATTGCAATCTTGTTTACGCAACTTAAATTCCGCCGCTCCTTAACTCAAGAGCAAGTGAATGCATTGGCATATCGCACGCCTTGGTGGCCCTATTCTTCATGGTTTGCTCTGGCATTTATTTTCTTAGTCATTGTGCTGATGGGCTTTCATGAAGATGCACGGATTGCTCTGATCTTAGGTCCGTGTTTGATGGGCGTGTATCTAGCGATGTTTTATATCGTTGGCTTACATCGCAAAACAAAAACCAGTCGTGATTTTCAATAA
- a CDS encoding ThiF family adenylyltransferase yields MAEDKVEESVEERRFGGVSRLYGPELRERFRNATVVVAGLGGVGSWAAEALARTGIGHLVLVDFDHIAESNTNRQLHALEGQYGKAKVEAMTDRIRQINPGIQITPCDEFLEPQNLDALIPSNAYVLDATDSVQTKIALSVWAVANNRALVMCGAAGGKSDPTSVRCDDLSRTEQDALLAKVRQGLRQDHGFSRNLKKKIGIRAIYSHEPRAGAANGGLACSGYGSTVMVTAACGLAAAAEILNLIAAQ; encoded by the coding sequence ATGGCAGAAGACAAGGTTGAAGAAAGCGTAGAAGAGCGTCGTTTTGGTGGGGTTTCTAGACTCTACGGACCAGAGCTGCGCGAACGCTTTCGAAATGCAACGGTAGTCGTTGCCGGCTTAGGAGGTGTTGGCTCCTGGGCGGCTGAAGCTTTGGCCCGCACTGGCATTGGTCATCTTGTCTTGGTTGACTTTGATCACATCGCAGAGAGCAATACGAATCGACAGCTGCATGCTCTAGAGGGGCAGTATGGCAAGGCGAAGGTTGAGGCGATGACCGATCGCATTCGTCAAATTAATCCCGGCATACAAATAACACCTTGTGATGAATTCTTAGAGCCGCAGAATTTAGATGCACTCATTCCAAGCAATGCCTATGTATTAGACGCAACAGATTCTGTGCAAACCAAAATTGCTTTATCAGTCTGGGCTGTGGCTAATAATCGCGCTTTGGTAATGTGTGGCGCAGCCGGGGGAAAGTCTGATCCTACCTCTGTGCGCTGCGATGATCTTTCAAGAACTGAACAAGATGCTTTGCTTGCAAAGGTGAGGCAGGGACTAAGGCAGGATCATGGATTCTCCCGCAACCTGAAAAAGAAAATTGGTATCCGCGCTATCTATTCTCATGAGCCAAGGGCTGGCGCAGCCAATGGCGGTCTAGCTTGTTCGGGGTATGGCTCTACGGTGATGGTGACTGCGGCCTGCGGTTTAGCGGCTGCTGCAGAGATCTTAAATCTCATCGCTGCTCAATAA
- the pdxH gene encoding pyridoxamine 5'-phosphate oxidase, producing MDSIAQLRKNYTFGQLSETEVPHNPLPLFKLWFEQAIKAECPEPNSMTLATADQAGNPSARIVLLKGADENGFTFFTNYESQKGRDLAARPQAALLFHWHELERQVRIQGIVERVSSAESDEYFHSRPPASRIGAWASPQSAAIPSREFLEEAEKRFKAEFGDAPPRPAHWGGYRLRPTEIEFWQGRPSRLHDRIHYKIDGSTWQINRLAP from the coding sequence ATGGACTCTATTGCTCAACTCCGCAAAAACTATACCTTTGGTCAGCTGTCCGAAACCGAGGTTCCGCACAATCCCTTGCCCTTATTTAAGCTCTGGTTTGAGCAGGCAATTAAGGCGGAGTGCCCAGAACCCAATTCCATGACTCTGGCAACTGCCGATCAAGCCGGAAATCCATCAGCCCGTATTGTCTTACTAAAAGGCGCTGACGAAAATGGCTTTACCTTCTTTACCAATTATGAAAGCCAAAAAGGTCGGGATTTAGCTGCTCGTCCACAGGCTGCCCTACTCTTTCATTGGCACGAATTAGAGCGTCAAGTACGAATTCAGGGGATTGTCGAGCGCGTCAGTAGCGCCGAGAGTGATGAATACTTCCACTCCCGCCCTCCCGCCTCCAGAATTGGTGCATGGGCCTCCCCACAAAGCGCGGCAATACCAAGCCGTGAATTTTTAGAGGAAGCTGAGAAGCGCTTTAAGGCTGAGTTTGGTGATGCGCCGCCACGCCCTGCACATTGGGGTGGATATCGTTTACGTCCTACCGAAATTGAATTCTGGCAAGGTCGTCCATCAAGATTGCATGATCGGATTCACTACAAGATAGATGGCAGCACTTGGCAAATTAACCGCCTTGCCCCTTAA
- the msrA gene encoding peptide-methionine (S)-S-oxide reductase MsrA — translation MEQTLNKNDLHLERATLGGGCFWCLEAVYQQISGVQSVVSGYAGGARPNPTYEAVCTGVSGHAEIVDILFDPQVVTFRDLLEIFFVIHDPTTLNYQGNDHGTQYRSVIFTHSDEQTQIAYEVVKELEESGIYSNPVVTQIDSAPTIYPAEEYHQNYFQQHPNQGYCMAVVAPKLAKFRAKFKSLIAPQYS, via the coding sequence ATGGAACAAACTCTCAATAAAAATGACCTACATTTAGAGCGCGCCACCTTAGGCGGCGGCTGTTTTTGGTGCTTAGAGGCGGTTTATCAGCAAATTTCGGGGGTCCAGTCCGTGGTCTCTGGATATGCTGGTGGCGCTCGTCCCAATCCTACTTATGAGGCGGTATGCACTGGAGTCAGTGGTCATGCCGAGATCGTAGATATCCTCTTCGACCCTCAAGTGGTGACATTTAGAGATTTGCTAGAAATCTTCTTTGTGATTCATGACCCAACAACCTTAAATTACCAAGGTAATGATCATGGCACGCAATACCGTTCGGTAATCTTTACTCACAGTGATGAGCAAACCCAGATTGCATATGAAGTAGTGAAGGAGCTGGAAGAATCTGGAATTTATTCCAATCCAGTGGTGACGCAAATTGATTCAGCGCCAACAATTTATCCCGCTGAGGAATATCACCAGAATTATTTTCAGCAGCACCCGAACCAGGGTTACTGTATGGCAGTGGTTGCGCCTAAGTTGGCAAAATTCAGGGCAAAATTTAAATCGTTAATTGCCCCGCAGTACTCTTAG
- a CDS encoding coniferyl aldehyde dehydrogenase, whose translation MNRFTIQLDEIKAAYAAEPNPSLEVRLERIGRIEKMLEANEEKICKVLTADFGVRHSVESRLAEFQMVYQACKYTRKHLKEWMKPVQMETPSFMGSSQAWIESQSLGVVGIMSPWNYPIQLALVPAIAALAAGNRVWLKPSERSSRTSGFLAGLIQEYFHPSEFCVSTGGVDVAEQFAALPFDHLLFTGSESIGKKVMRAAAENLTPVTLELGGKTPAIIDASAKIKDAAAAIVYGKLLNGGQTCIAPDYVLIEKNNLDEFIQELQAAAQSQFSNPEELTGPIDDEQLQYWQHLVADAIDRGAKAIPLLSNPSAGARRFEPVALVDVPSDARVLNEEIFGPILPILTISNTAAAIEYVNNKPNPLALYWFGKDKKNMQRILEETRSGGVTINDTLLHAAVESLPFGGVGASGMGSYHGKAGFDTFGHQKPILEVRGLLGTNLLKGTKPARPPYNNKTERLIQRLK comes from the coding sequence ATGAATCGCTTCACCATCCAACTCGATGAAATCAAGGCAGCCTACGCCGCAGAACCCAATCCCTCGCTTGAAGTCCGATTGGAGCGTATAGGTCGAATCGAAAAGATGCTCGAAGCGAATGAGGAAAAAATCTGCAAAGTGCTCACAGCAGACTTTGGCGTACGCCACTCTGTCGAATCACGTCTCGCAGAATTCCAGATGGTTTACCAAGCCTGCAAATACACTCGCAAGCACCTCAAAGAGTGGATGAAGCCGGTGCAGATGGAAACCCCCTCTTTTATGGGTTCCTCGCAAGCATGGATTGAGAGCCAATCATTGGGTGTTGTTGGCATCATGAGCCCCTGGAATTACCCTATTCAATTAGCGCTAGTGCCAGCAATTGCTGCGTTGGCCGCTGGCAATCGCGTTTGGCTCAAACCATCAGAGCGCAGCTCTCGTACCTCAGGCTTTTTAGCAGGCTTGATTCAGGAATATTTTCATCCTAGCGAATTTTGTGTGAGCACAGGTGGCGTTGATGTTGCAGAGCAATTTGCTGCACTCCCTTTTGATCACCTCCTGTTTACAGGATCAGAATCCATTGGCAAAAAAGTAATGCGCGCTGCTGCTGAAAACCTGACTCCGGTTACCTTAGAGTTAGGCGGCAAAACACCAGCCATCATTGACGCTTCAGCAAAAATCAAGGATGCAGCAGCTGCCATCGTTTATGGGAAATTACTCAACGGCGGACAAACCTGTATCGCACCCGATTATGTGTTGATTGAAAAAAATAATCTCGATGAGTTCATTCAGGAGTTGCAGGCAGCTGCGCAATCTCAATTTAGTAACCCAGAGGAGCTCACTGGACCCATTGATGATGAGCAGTTGCAATACTGGCAGCATTTGGTTGCTGATGCGATTGATCGCGGAGCTAAAGCCATTCCTCTGTTAAGCAATCCCTCAGCAGGCGCCCGAAGATTTGAACCTGTAGCCCTGGTCGACGTTCCATCTGACGCACGTGTCTTGAACGAAGAAATATTTGGGCCTATTTTGCCGATACTAACTATTAGCAATACGGCAGCTGCAATTGAATACGTCAATAACAAGCCCAATCCTTTAGCGCTCTACTGGTTTGGCAAAGATAAGAAGAATATGCAGCGCATCCTGGAAGAAACACGCTCAGGTGGCGTCACGATCAATGACACTTTGCTGCATGCAGCAGTTGAGTCACTTCCTTTTGGCGGCGTTGGCGCAAGTGGAATGGGTAGCTATCACGGCAAAGCGGGATTTGATACCTTTGGCCATCAAAAGCCAATTTTAGAAGTACGTGGCCTCTTAGGTACAAACCTGCTGAAAGGCACGAAGCCTGCCCGCCCACCGTACAACAATAAAACCGAACGTTTGATCCAGCGTCTTAAATAA
- the leuE gene encoding leucine efflux protein LeuE — translation MDWITFDVLSPANAGIVDFSSYLLGTLFIILLPGPNSLYVLTIATQKGWRFGAWGAIGIFIGDSVLMIAIALGAASLLMSSPVLFSLVRTLGALYLAWMGYGVLRSGQQRWTLGVNAGAYEIQARLMQLHPLLAALALSLTNPKAIFFFIAFFSQFIRPDFSNPAHTFIYLATVLQLMSMAYLAGLICVGQFFSKYFETRPRYAAALWIFAGILFIGFAVRLAIA, via the coding sequence ATGGATTGGATCACTTTCGACGTCTTATCGCCTGCAAACGCAGGGATTGTAGATTTTTCAAGCTATCTGCTTGGGACGCTATTCATCATTTTGCTCCCCGGTCCAAATTCGCTTTACGTCCTCACAATTGCAACTCAAAAAGGTTGGCGCTTTGGCGCATGGGGCGCGATCGGAATATTTATTGGTGATTCGGTGCTGATGATCGCCATTGCTTTGGGCGCTGCTTCATTGTTGATGTCTTCGCCCGTACTCTTTAGTCTTGTGCGTACCTTAGGGGCTTTGTATTTAGCCTGGATGGGCTATGGCGTATTGCGTAGCGGTCAACAGCGCTGGACTTTGGGGGTGAATGCAGGAGCGTACGAGATTCAGGCGCGCTTAATGCAGCTGCATCCCTTGTTGGCCGCACTCGCTTTATCGCTTACAAATCCTAAAGCAATCTTTTTCTTCATTGCGTTCTTTTCGCAATTTATACGTCCAGATTTTTCTAATCCAGCGCATACCTTTATTTATCTAGCAACAGTGTTGCAGTTAATGAGCATGGCGTATTTGGCTGGACTCATTTGCGTTGGCCAATTCTTCTCAAAGTATTTCGAGACTCGCCCTCGGTATGCCGCAGCCCTCTGGATCTTTGCTGGAATCTTGTTTATTGGCTTCGCTGTGCGATTAGCAATCGCTTAG